CACGCAATCGGCCCCTTCGTGCCTTGTGTTTTTTACCACGGGATAGACCGGATTGATATTTAACGGTCCCACTCACAAAGAAAGCCTTGCCTCTTTCCTTCAACCATGTCGTTCCAGGTTCCGTATAGAATCTCGCCAACATCTTCGACACCATTTGTGTTGTCCGGCTGCCGAGGCCCCCAATGAGTGTAATAAAAAGGCTCGCCGTTAACCCATAGCCACTTTCCTTCCACTTCCTCGTCGGTGGCCCCAATCCATGCACCGCTCGCGTGCGCACGGTCGATCAATTGCACAGCGAAAGAATCCTCACGCGCGTTACCGATGCAAATAAGATGACCACCCATTTTCTCGCATTTTGCACGTGCCACGTGCCAAGTAGATTTATCCGCGAAGTATTTGTAATGATGTCCCTCGAACGCTACTGCGTCGATAGGAATTTCATTATCTGTTTGCTGGCCAATTTTGGATTCCGGCAATGTTTTGTAGATTTGTCCAGTAATTCTGAATGCCTGCAATTCTTGATCGACCGCGTTGGCGTCGTCGATTTGGCCGGCTTGCGTGTAAGCCTTGCGGGCTGCAAGGTAAGCATCCTCCAAATTCGCCCGCGCCTTTTTGTTGGCTTCGGTGTACGTCCGCGTCGATACCGATTTTGGAAGTTCGTCGTTGGACTCAAACGCTGTCTGCTCAGCCCGTACCTTTTCAAGCAATGTAAGATTGCCTGCCTTTTGCGCCCCTGCTTCCTTATCCGTGAGTAGTGTTGCAAGTGCACTATGAGCGGCAGCCATGTCCTTCTCAAAGTCCTGTTTAGCAGCGGTCAGCTGCGCTTTGATGGGGTCATCTTGAGCCGCCCTTGCGGTACAGACGAGAAATACAACCAACAAAACAGTGAACTGGCGCATTACAGTACCTCCGAAAGTTACACCAGAATCGGAATAAGTAGTCGTTATTTTGCGCCCCCACCAATCGGTTGTCAAAAGGTGGTAATAGAATGCGCCAATTCGAGCCGAACAGGCGTGGGGACATTCTGGATTTCTTACGGACCCCATTGGCTCTGCCAGCGCTGCCGACTTTAACCGCTGGCCCAAAAATTGCCTTGCATTTTATAATCAATGCTCTATAGTGTACATCTGTATGTCACGTAATTGACGTGTAAAACTTCGTGTTTCCATTGCTCGATGGATGCGTGAGCCGATTTCCGCTGTAGCCGGCCTCTGTGAGGCCGCTCCGGGGTCGCAGACCCCGGCTACAGTTTATGATCCGCCCACACAATGATCGCGACATTGATCCATGACAACAGGCAAACAAGCTAGAAAGGTAGTCTAGTCACTGCTATATCGGAAACGGGACTGAAACGATGTAGCGCCTGCAGTGCGTGCCTCTGCGGAGTTGGTCCTCCGGTTAGATAGGAAGCGTTAAGCAAATGGAAAATCAACATGACGTTAATTGCCAGATGCTTCCCGCTTCAGTGGAAGGTCGTCGGCCCGACAACGCGCCTCTTCCTATGATCCGCCCACCCGGGACCGTCATAGGCGAAAACGAGCGCTGGGGTCGTGACAGGTCGATCGGCGTTATGACTTAATGCCTGGTTAGGCATCCCAGGCGCCGATCGTCAAACATTACATAGGTGACCTGGTGCTCTTCTCACTCCCTCTCCCCTTGTGGGAGAGGGTTGGGGTGAGGGGTGCTAGAATCACCGAACGCACGACCCCTCGGGGCCGACGACACCGGAAATCATTTTATCAAGAGTTCCCAAATGTTCCCCTGCGCGCATCGGGCGCGCTTTGGTCATTGGTGCTTGGTCATTGGTCATTCATTCGTCATTCGTCCCGGCGCGCCGGGATCGTCATTCCCACCCACTGCCCCCTGTCCCCTATCCCCTCATGCCCCTCACTCGTACTCCAAGATCGGCTGGTCGACGGCCAGCGTTTCGCCGACGGTGGCTAGGGCTTTTTGAATTTTGCCGTCGCGCTCGGCACACAGCACGTTTTCCATTTTCATCGCCTCGACCACGGCTAGGTGCTGGCCCAGTTTCACTTCTTCTCCCACGCGCACCATCAACTGCGACAGCAACCCCGGCATGGGGGAAAGCAAATACTTGGCGGTATCGACCGGCTTTTTTTCCGGAATCGTAGCCAGCAGTTCGGCCGCCCGGGCGGTCAGCACCATGACGTCGACCTGCGAACCCCAGTGGAACAAGCGGTAAAACATGTTCCGCCGCTCCACCTGAATGCAGACCGGCGTACCGTATACGGTGCCCTTAAACAGCGGCTGGCCAAATTGCCAATCGCTGAGCACGCGGTAGCAATTACCCTGATAAATGACATCGTGCCCGCCGGCGATGGGGCGCACATTCACGGCGTGCTGCTTGCCGGCCAGCACCACGACCCAATCGTCCTGCACTTTTCGTTCATAACCGTGCATTTGGCCGCTGATGCCCGCCGCCCGGTCCATGTATCGGCGATGAATGGCCGCGGCCACGGTAATGAGCATCGCCGGATTGTCATGGACCGTGTCGGCCGGGTGAAAGCCGGTGGGGTATTCCTCGGCGATGGTATTCGTGCTAATGCGGCCTTCGCGAAAACGCACATGTTGGACGAGCGCCGCCAGAAAGCTGATGTTGTGCGACACGCCGCGAATGTAAAACTCGTTCAGGGCGTCGCGCATGCGCAAAATTGCCTCGTCACGAGTTGCCCCGTGGGTAATGAGCTTGGCGATCATCGGGTCGTAGTGGATCGAAACCTCGCCCCCCTCGTAAACGCCGGTATCGACCCGCACGGATTGGGTTTCCTGCGGCGGCAAGTAACGCACCAGGCGGCCCACCGACGGCAGAAAATTGCGAAACGGATCTTCCGCGTAAACGCGGGCTTCAATGGCGGCGCCGTTCATTTGCACGTCGGATTGCGAAAACGGCAGCAATTCGCCGGCGGCGATGCGAATCATCAACTCGACCAGGTCCAATCCCGTGACGAATTCCGTAACCGGATGCTCGACCTGCAACCGGGTGTTCATTTCCAGGAAGTAAAAGTTCCGGTCGGCGTCGACAATAAACTCCACGGTGCCGGCCGATTGATAGTTGGCCGCGCGGGCCAACGCCACCGCCTGCTGGCCCATGGCGGTCCGGGTCGCCTGATCGAGAAAGGGCGAGGGCGCTTCTTCGATGACTTTTTGATGCCGCCGCTGCAGCGAACATTCGCGCTCGCCCAAATAAACGATGTTTCCATGAATGTCGGCGAGAATTTGAATTTCGATGTGCCGCGGCTGGTCGATATATTTTTCGATGAAGATCCGATCGTCGCCAAATGCGGAGCGCGCTTCTCCGGTGGCCCGCAAAAAACCTTCGCGGCACTGGTCGTCGTTGCGTGCCAGCCGCATCCCTTTGCCGCCGCCGCCCGCGCTGGCTTTCAGCATGACAGGGTAACCGATCTCGTTGGCGATGCTGACGGCGTGATCGGCATCGTGAATAATTTCCGTGTGGCCGGGTATGGTGTTCACACCCGCCTGACGAGCGATTGTTTTGGAAGTAATTTTATCGCCCAGGCTGGTCATGGCCTGCGGTGGCGGGCCGATGAACACGATGCCGGCCTCGCCAAGCCGCTGGGCAAAAGCAGCCTTTTCGGAAAGAAAACCGTAACCGGGGTGTACGGCCTGGGCCCCGGTGGTTTGGCAGGCCTGCAAGATTTTGTCGATGGCCAAATAACTTTGAGCCGAAGCGGGCGGGCCAATGCAAACGGCCTCGTCAGCCAGCGAAACGTGCAGCGCTTCGACGTCGGCCTCGGAGTAAACCGCCACGGTGCCAATTCCCATGTTCCGCGCGGTTTTGATCACGCGGCAGGCAATTTCACCCCGATTGGCAATCAGAATTTTTTTGAACATGGCCTACGGACAGGGGTCTTGTGTCTGGTCGTCTGGTTGTCTAGTGGCTGGGTTTTGCTTCTACAGTGGGATGTTGCCGTGTTTGCGCCACGGGTTTTCCAGTTTTTTGTTTCGCAGCATGGCCAGCGAGCGGCAAATGCGCGTGCGGCTTTGGCGCGGCATGATGACGTCGTCGATGTAACCGCGATGCCCGGCAATGAACGGGTTGGCAAACTTGGTGCGGTATTCTTCGGTCAGCTCGGCAATTCGTTGGCCGTTGCCGATGTCTTTGCGAAAGATGATTTCCACGGCCCCCTTGGGACCCATCACGGCGATTTCGGCGGTTGGCCAGGCGATGTTGACGTCGCCCCGCAAGTGCTTCGACGCCATCACGTCGTAAGCGCCTCCGTAGGCCTTCCGCGTAATCAACGTGATTTTGGGCACCGTGGCTTCGGCATACGCATACAGCAGCTTGGCGCCGTGCTTAATGATGCCGCCAAACTCCTGCGCCGTGCCGGGCATAAAGCCGGGAACATCGACGAAGGTCAAAATCGGGATGTTAAAGGAATCGCAAAACCGCACGAAGCGGGCCGCCTTGATCGACGATTTGATATCCAGGCAGCCGGCCAACACCAGCGGTTGATTGGCGACAATCCCCACCGGGTTGCCTTCCATTCGGGCAAACCCGACGATGATGTTCTTGGCATGCTCGGGCTGGATTTCGAAAAAGTCGGTGTCGTCGACAATTTTGAAAATCAACTCTTTCATGTCGTACGGCTTGTTGGGATTGGCCGGAATGAGCGTATCCAAGGAAGGTTCAACCCGGTCGGCCCGGTCGGGCGTGGGGCGATGGGGCGGCGGCAGGCGGTTGTTGGCCGGCAAGTAGTTGATGAAGCGCCTGACCATGAGCAGCGCTTCGACGTCGTTTTCGAAGGCCCGGTCCGCCACGCCGGATTTGGTGGAATGGGTGATGGCGCCCCCCAGTTCTTCGTGCGTTACGCTTTCGTGCGTTACGGTTTTCACCACGTCCGGCCCGGTGACGTACATGTAAGAGGTGTCTTTCACCATGAACACGAAATCGGTCATGGCCGGCGAGTAAACGGCGCCGCCCGCACAGGGGCCCATGATTACCGAGACTTGCGGAATGACGCCCGAAGCCAACACGTTGCGTTGGAACACTTCGGCATAGCCGCCCAACGAGGCTACGCCTTCCTGGATGCGGGCCCCGCCCGAATCGTTCAAGCCGATGACCGGCGCGCCGACCTTGATGGCATGGTCCATGATTTTGCAAATTTTTTCGGCATGCGCTTCGGAAAGCGATCCGCCGAAGACGGTGAAATCTTGGCTGAAGATGAACACCATGCGGCCGTTGATCGTTCCGTAGCCGGTGACCACCCCGTCGCCGGGAATGCGCTGCTGGTCCATGCCGAAATCGCTGCAGCGATGCTCAACGAACATGTCCCATTCCTCGAACGTGCCCGGGTCCAGGAGCAATTCAATCCGTTCCCGCGCGGAAAGCTTTCCCTTGGCGTGTTGTGCCTCGATGCGTTGGCGTCCGCCGCCGAGTTCCGCTGCGGCACGTTTTTGTTCGAGTTGGTGAACGATTTCTTGCATAAGGAATTATTTAGCTGGGGAAGCCGCCTTGTTAAAGTTGTCATTGAAAGGCCGCGCGGAGCAGCGCTGGCATTAGGCCGCCGCGCTGGCAATTCGGTTTAGCCGTTTTCACGAATGCGTCAAGAGGCCAGTCTCCATTTGGTCGCCAGAAGCGCAGTTAAATGTTTTCTTGTTGGGCTTCCAACTGTCGAATCCGTTCTTCCAGTTGCGCGACCCGTTTTCCCAATTCATCGGCTTCGTCGGTCGGAGGCGTCAACGGGGCTTGGTTGCTGTTGCGGGGCACAAAGTTGTCCAGCCACGCTTTGATCCAGTGCATGGGTTTTTGCGCCAAATTGATGGCTGCCGCCCCATGCCGTTGCAGATACTCCAAATAAGGGAGCACCTGGCGGAAATAATCACGCAAGAAGTCGGACATGACCTCGTTGGAGCGCAAGATGTAATGCAACATGCCGATGGGGAACAGCCGCATTTTTTCCGGCTGCCGTTCCATGATGATCCGCGTGAGCACAATGCCGGTCAAATCCTCGTCGGTCTGGCTATCGTGAATTTCGACATTTTGTCCCCGCCGGACCATGGCTTCGATGTCTTCCAGCGAAACGTAGTTGCTTTTGTCGCGCGCGTAAAAGCGGCGATTGGGATAGCGTGTGATTTGGACCAGATCGTCAGGCATCGGCATTACTCCCAGCAGCATCTTCGTACGGCCCAATTATACCTCAATTTAGCGCTTTTGCAACATTGTGCTTAACATTATGCAGCATTATTGCCCATATAAATGCCGATATAATCTAACAGACGTCTATAAAATGTGGTATTAAATGCGATTTCGCATTTGCAGCATAATAGGCTTGACATTGGGGGTCGATTATGAGATAATTGCTGCAGAAGCGAAGATCGGCGGCCGATTGATCTCGCACCTGCACATTCACGCTTTTTTATGGGAGAACAAGCCATGGCAACCGAAACAGCGGCCGGCAGCAAAGTGTTTGAGGACGTTTTTCAAAACATCCGTCGCGCGGCGGAAACCAACCTTAAATTGCACCAGGAGATTTTTCATCAGTGGACGCACATGTGGCCCTTTCCGACGCCACAGTCGATTTGGATCGACAAAGCGCGCGATTTCCAGAAGCAATGGGCCACCACGGTTTCCGATTTGGTCCGCAAGCACCGCGATGTGATGGACAAACAGTATCAGGCTGCCATCGAAGCACTCGATGCGGCGTTGCGCGTCGGCGAGGCGACCAACCCGGAAGAATACCGACGACGGAGCGAGCAACTTTGTCGGAAAACGCTGGATTGCCTGCGCGAGGCTTCCGAAGCGCAGATCGGCGAATTCCAAGATGCGGTGCTGAAATGCACCGAGCTGTTGACCAAGGCGGGCTCGTAGTTCACGCCAATACGGCTGCCGAAGTTCGTTTTGGCAGCCTAAGGCCGTTTAGTTCGTCCTCATTTCAGGCGGACTTGCGATAAGGAGCAACTGCCATGAAGATCGAAAACAAGGTTGCCCTTGTAACCGGTGCAGCCAGCGGCATTGGGCGAGCGGTGGCGCGGGAGTTGGCCAAACGTGGCGCGAGAATCGTCATCCTGGTGGATCGGAGCGACCTGGTCTTTGAAGCGGCGGAAATGATCAATAAGGAAATAGGCCGCGACATTGTGCAGGCCAACGCCGGCGACGTGACGAACGAAACCTTTCGGGTACAGGTGTATGACGAAGCCGTTTCTCGGCACAACCTGGTAAGCATTTGCGTGCCAGCGGCGGGTATTACCAAGGATGGGCTAGCGGTTCGAATGAACAAAGAGACGGGAAAGGCGGAACCGTATTCCATCACTACGTTCCGGCAAGTGATGGAAGTGAATCTTGTGGCGCCGATCTATTGGGCCATAGAAATGGTCGTTCGGATTGCCGAGGACCGGCACAAGCGAGGTTTGAAGCGCTGGGAACCGGAGGAAGCGGTTCAGGGAGCCATTGTGTTCATCGGCTCGGTATCGTCGCGTGGCAATAAGGGGCAAATTTCCTATGCGACGACCAAGGCGGGTTTGGAAGGCGCGGCAGCCACGCTCATGAAGGAGGCCATGTATTGCGGGGTGCGCTGCGGCATCATTCATCCAGGCTTCACCGATACGGCGATGGCCCAGCAGTTAGGAAAAGAGTTTCTGGAAAAGAATGTTCTTCCGTTTACTCAACTCCGCCGACTGATACGGACCGAGGAAATTGCCGATGCGATTTGTTTTATGATTTCCAATTCCGCGGTCAGCGGCGAGTTGTGGGCCGACGCGGGCTGGCATCCGCCGGCCTGACGTCAAAAGCCGGGGTGCAGTCGGCGCAGGCCGCACCCCAAAATTCAAAGGCCGTGAGTCGGTGAATCGCGGTCCAGTTGGCAGTTTCCGCGGTGATTTCGGCGGTTGCGACGATGTTTCTCAGCGTGGGTTATTTCAATGAGGAACAAGTTATGATTGTCACCGTTGAGCAGCATATTCTACTGGAGCAGCGTAAGCGGTTTCCGCAAGCCACGGGGGCATTTTCGTGGTTGCTTTCGGGCATTACGCTGGCGACGAAAATGACGCAGGCCAAGGTGCGCCGCGGTGGATTGCTGGACGTGCTGGGAGAGGCTGGGACGACGAATTTGCATGGAGAGGCACAACACAAGTTGGATGTTTATGCCAACCAGGCGTTGCTGCACTGTTTGCGGATGCGCGAGGACGTGGCCATATTGGCCTCGGAAGAGAACGACGACCCGGTGATGTTCGAAGGGCGCGCCGAGAGCGGCAAATACATTGTCGTTGTTGACCCGTTGGACGGATCGTCGAATATCGACGTGAATGTGGGAGTGGGAACGATATTTTCGATCCTGCTCCAATCGCCCATTGTCTCGCGCGATCACCCTCATGCGGCTGTGTTGCAGCCCGGGGTGCGACAAATTGCCGCGGGATATGTGGTTTATGGCTCGTCGACCATTCTCGTGTACACCTCGGGGCAAGGCGTTCACGGCTTTACGTTGGATCCGGAAATTGGCGCATATGTGCTCAGTCATGAAAACATCCGCATGCCGGAAGCGGGTAAAATTTATTCGGTGAACGAGGCCAACGCCGACAGCTTTCCGGAGGAATATCAGCAGTACTTGGGGAAGTTGCGCAGCGGCGCTTTGGGGCGGCGATATACATCGCGCTACATTGGGTCGTTGGTGGCCGATTTTCATCGCACGTTGATCAAGGGGGGAGTGTTTTTATATCCCCCGACACGAGATTATCCCCAAGGCAAGCTGCGGTTGCTGTACGAGGCCAATCCGATTGCTTTCATTGCGGAACAAGCCGGCGGGATGGCAACGGACGGGACCGGGCGAATTATGGAAATCCAACCGCACGACATTCACCAGCGAGTGCCGCTGGTGGTAGGGGGAAAAACCGAAGTTCAGGAGCTGAGTCATTGCACCAGAGGCCGGGAACGATTGACGGCGGCGCGCATGAACGGAACGCGAGAAAGCGTGAAATGAAGGCTTGCGATTTGTTTTGCCGCGTCAATCGAAGTGAGGCTCTCGTCGATGAGGGGAGTACTCGATAAGCGCCTGCATGTAGTTGGCGCGTTCCAGTTGTCCCGGGTCCGGAGCATTGCCGCGGCTCATGCTGCCTTTCAATTGCTCGACGGATGAGTATTCGTGTTCTTCGAGCCAGCGGGCCAGGTCGACCAGCAGCGTCCTTAAAAAGTCGGGACCTTTAAGCAGGAGGACACTGGTCATAAAGGTGACATCGGCGCCGGCTAAGAGCAGCTTGATGATGCCCTGGGTGCGATGCACTCCGCCAGTGGCGGCCAGCGAAGCATTGATTTGATCGCGGAGGATGGCAATCCAGCGGATGGGGACGCGTGCTTCGTGCCGGTGGCTGAGGATCAAATCGGGCTTGAACGTCAACGATTCGAGATCGATATCGGCTTCGAGGTAACGGTTGAATAAGACCAGGCCCGCGGCGCCGGCATAAACCAGCCGGCGGGCAAAATGCGGGAGGCTGGAAAAATTTTGACCGAGTTTCACGCCGACGGGAATCGAAACCGATTGGCAAACCTGGGCGACCAATTGAACATAACGATTTTCGACGTCCGTGGAGGTCATCTCTGGATTGGTCGGGACGAAATAAATGTTCAGCTCTAGGGCATCGGCTCCGGCATTTTGGATGGCTTTGGCATAGCGGACCCAGCCGCTGGAAGAGCAGCCGTTTAGACTGCCGATCAGCGGAATCGAAACGGCGCGTTTGGCCGTTTCCAAGTATTTAAGGTAACCACGCGGGCCGGTGTTGTAGTTTTCCAGCTCAGGAAAAAAGCTGAGCGATTCGGCAAACGATTCGGCCTGATACTCATAGAGCCGCTCCAGTTCTTGCTCATCGTGCTGAATTTGTTCCTCGAAGAGCGAGGGCAAAACAGCCACCGCAGCGCCGGCATCTTGCAGGCGGCGAAGCGAATCGAGCCGGCCGGTCAGGGGGCCAGCCGAAGCACCCAACGGATTTACAAGATTTTGCCCCAGATAGCGTGTGGAAAGATCGACGTTCATAGTGCGACCGGGTTTGTGGTTTTAGGTGAGGGAATTGAGTCACCGTTGACGTCGGCGTTTGTTGCTGATTCGGCGGGAGCGGGGGAAGTTGAACCGCCGCGATCGATGGCAGCCATTTGTTCGTAATACCGCCATTGATCATCAATGTCGCGCTGGGCCAAAGCAAATAAACGTTCGGCATGCTCTGGATTCGAGCGGGCCAACATTGCAAACCGGCCTTCGAGCATCGCAAAATCTCGGAATCTGGTCTTTGGTTTGTGACTATCTAAACGGAACGACTGGCCGCCTGATTGGGCCTGGCGGGGATCGAAGTGATAGAGGGGCCAAAAGCCGCAGTTGACAGCGTCTTTTTGGTGTCCCATGGAAGTGGTCATGTTGATGCCGTGCGCAATGCAATGGCTGTAGGCCAGAATGAGCGACGGGCCGTGATAGGATTCGGCCTCTTGGAAGGTGCGAATGGTTTGCGCCGGGTTTGCGCCCATCGCCACCTGACCGACATAAACGTTGCCGTAGGCCACGGCCATCATTCCCAGGTCTTTTTTGCGAGACGCTTTACCGCCCGATGCAAACTTGGCGACCGCGCCCCGGAACGTGGCTTTCGACGCTTGACCGCCGGTGTTGGAATATACGCCGGTGTCGAGGACCAGGATGTTTACGTCGCGGCCGGTGGTGAGGACATGATCTAAGCCGCCGTAACCGATGTCATAGGCCCAGCCATCGCCGCCGACGATCCACACCGAGCGCTTCACCAACGAATCGGCAATCGCATCCAGTCGTTTTGCATCGGGCGAATTGATTCGAGTCAATCGTTTGCGCAGGGCAGCGACGCGCTGCCGCTGTTGGGCCAATTCAGCTTCGTTTGTCTGGGAAGATTCGATTAATTGCTGGACTAGCCCATCGCCAAGCTGGCCGCTCAATTGCGCCAGAAGATATTGAGCGTAGCCTTGCTTTTGGTCGATGGCCATGCGGAGGCCGAGTCCAAATTCGGCGGTATCTTCGAACAGCGAATTGTTCCAGGCTGGACCGCGGCCCAGGGCGTTTTGTGCCCAAGGGGTGGTTGGCAAATTCCCGCCATAAATGGAAGAGCAACCGGTGGCATTGCCGATGACCGCTCGGTCGCCAAAGAGTTGGCTAAGAAGTTTCAGATACGGGGTTTCGCCGCAGCCGGCGCAGGCGCCGGAGAATTCGAACAGCGGCTGCAACAGTTGCGAGCCTTTGACGGTGTCGATTTTCGCGCTGGTGCGGTCGAATTCGGGAATCTGCAAAAAGAAATCAAAATTTTCCCGCTCCGTCGCCAAATGCGGCAGCTTGGCCTCCATGTTGATGGCTTTGTGCTTAACCACTTCTTTGCTTTTGGCCGGACAAACATCGACACACACACCGCAGCCCGTGCAATCGTCGGGGGCAACTTGAATTGTCATCAAGTAGTCGGGCAATTCTTTTGCGGCGTACGGTTTGGATTGGAACGATTTTGGAGCAGCTTCGCAGGCCTGGCTTGGAAAGGCCTTCATCCGGATGGCTGCATGCGGACAAACCAGCGCGCACAGACCGCATTGCGTGCACAAATTTTTGTCCCAGATGGGAATGTCAATTGCGATGCTGCGCTTTTCGAAGCGGGCGGTGTTCGTTGGGAAAGTACCATCGACGGGCAATGCGCTAACCGGAAGCCGATCGCCCTGGCCACTGAGAAGCATTGCCGTGACGCGCTCGATAAAAGCATCCATTTGATTGCCAGTTACTGAGATGGCTGGCAATCTGTGCGTGGTGGAGGTCGCTTCGGCTGGCACTTCAACTTGGTGTAACGAGGCCAGCGCGCCATCCACGGCGGCCCAATTGCTTTGCAGGACCGATTCGCCGCGTCTGCCGTAGGTTTTGCGAATGGATTCCTTGATTTTTTCGACCGCTTGTTCGCGCGGCAGCACATTGGCCAGGGCGAAAAAGCACGTTTGCATGGCGGTATTAAAGCGGCCTGCCATGCCCGCCATTTGTGCCACGCTGTAACCATCGACCACGTAAAACTTCAGCCGCTTGTCGATGATTTGCTGCTGGACTTCGCGCGGCAGGCGGCCCCACACTTCATCAGGGCCGAAGGGGCTATTGAGCAAAAAGGTGGCCTCGGGGTCGGCCAGTTGCAGCATGTCGAGTCGTTCGAGAAATTGAAATTGATGGCAGGCCACAAAATTCGCCCGCTCGATTAGATACGTGGAATCGATCGGCCGCGGACTGAACCGCAAGTGGGAAATTGTGACCGAGCCGGCCTTTTTGGAGTCGTAAACAAAGTACCCTTGCGCGTAAAGCGGCGTGTTCTCGCCGATGATTTTTACAGAGTTTTTCGTCGCGCCCACGGTGCCGTCGCTCCCCAGGCCGTAGAAGACAGCGCGGGTGACATCGCTGCCCTCGGTAGTAAACTCTTCGTCCCACTTCAGGCTGAGATGTGTCACATCGTCAATAATGCCGATGGTGAAATGTTGCTTGGGCTGCTCAGACGAAAGTTCGTGGAACACCCTGGCGGCCATGGCCGGCGTGAACTCTTTGGACGACAAGCCGTAGCGGCCGCCGATGACGACCGGCCGGGGATGGCCATTGCTCCCATTGGGCCACTGCTCGGCCAGCGCGGTAACGACGTCCTGATACAGGGGCTCGCCCATGGCGCCGGGTTCTTTGGTGCGATCGAGGACGGCGATGGTGCGCACGGTGCGCGGCAGTGCTTTGATGAATGCTTCGACGGCGAACGGACGGTACAGCCGAACCTTGAGCAAGCCAACTTTTTCGCCGCGATCTGTCAAAACTTTTAGGGCTTCGGCAACGGCGCCGACGCCGGAGCCCATCATGACGATGACGCGCTGGGCATCGGGCGCTCCCTCGTACTGGAACAAATGATATTCTCGCCCGGTGAGAGCGGCGAATTGATCCATCTTCGCTTGGACCAGGCTGGGGACTGCATCGTAAAATCGATTGCAAGCCTCGCGGGCTTGAAAAAACACGTCGGGATTTTGCGCGGAGCCGCGCAGGACCGGCCGATCTGGATCCAGGCTTCGCGCGCGGTGTGCTTCGACGCACGCTGGATCGATCATGGAGCGCAAGTCGTCGTCGGCAAGCTGTTCGATTTTGTTGACTTCGTGCGAGGTGCGGAAACCATCGAAGAAGTGCACAAACGGCACGCGAGTTTCCAACGTGGCAGCATGGGCCACCAGGGCCAAATCATGCGCTTCCTGCACCGAGTTGGAACACAACATGGCCCAGCCGCATTGACGGCAGGCCATGACGTCACTGTGATCGCCGAAGATCGACAGGCAATGGGTCGCGATGGTACGGGCGGAAATGTGAAACACCGTGGGCGTCAGCTCGCCGGCAATTTTGTACATGGTGGGGATCATCAGCAGCAG
The nucleotide sequence above comes from Pirellulales bacterium. Encoded proteins:
- a CDS encoding lectin-like protein, whose amino-acid sequence is MRQFTVLLVVFLVCTARAAQDDPIKAQLTAAKQDFEKDMAAAHSALATLLTDKEAGAQKAGNLTLLEKVRAEQTAFESNDELPKSVSTRTYTEANKKARANLEDAYLAARKAYTQAGQIDDANAVDQELQAFRITGQIYKTLPESKIGQQTDNEIPIDAVAFEGHHYKYFADKSTWHVARAKCEKMGGHLICIGNAREDSFAVQLIDRAHASGAWIGATDEEVEGKWLWVNGEPFYYTHWGPRQPDNTNGVEDVGEILYGTWNDMVEGKRQGFLCEWDR
- a CDS encoding acetyl/propionyl/methylcrotonyl-CoA carboxylase subunit alpha yields the protein MFKKILIANRGEIACRVIKTARNMGIGTVAVYSEADVEALHVSLADEAVCIGPPASAQSYLAIDKILQACQTTGAQAVHPGYGFLSEKAAFAQRLGEAGIVFIGPPPQAMTSLGDKITSKTIARQAGVNTIPGHTEIIHDADHAVSIANEIGYPVMLKASAGGGGKGMRLARNDDQCREGFLRATGEARSAFGDDRIFIEKYIDQPRHIEIQILADIHGNIVYLGERECSLQRRHQKVIEEAPSPFLDQATRTAMGQQAVALARAANYQSAGTVEFIVDADRNFYFLEMNTRLQVEHPVTEFVTGLDLVELMIRIAAGELLPFSQSDVQMNGAAIEARVYAEDPFRNFLPSVGRLVRYLPPQETQSVRVDTGVYEGGEVSIHYDPMIAKLITHGATRDEAILRMRDALNEFYIRGVSHNISFLAALVQHVRFREGRISTNTIAEEYPTGFHPADTVHDNPAMLITVAAAIHRRYMDRAAGISGQMHGYERKVQDDWVVVLAGKQHAVNVRPIAGGHDVIYQGNCYRVLSDWQFGQPLFKGTVYGTPVCIQVERRNMFYRLFHWGSQVDVMVLTARAAELLATIPEKKPVDTAKYLLSPMPGLLSQLMVRVGEEVKLGQHLAVVEAMKMENVLCAERDGKIQKALATVGETLAVDQPILEYE
- a CDS encoding acyl-CoA carboxylase subunit beta, which codes for MQEIVHQLEQKRAAAELGGGRQRIEAQHAKGKLSARERIELLLDPGTFEEWDMFVEHRCSDFGMDQQRIPGDGVVTGYGTINGRMVFIFSQDFTVFGGSLSEAHAEKICKIMDHAIKVGAPVIGLNDSGGARIQEGVASLGGYAEVFQRNVLASGVIPQVSVIMGPCAGGAVYSPAMTDFVFMVKDTSYMYVTGPDVVKTVTHESVTHEELGGAITHSTKSGVADRAFENDVEALLMVRRFINYLPANNRLPPPHRPTPDRADRVEPSLDTLIPANPNKPYDMKELIFKIVDDTDFFEIQPEHAKNIIVGFARMEGNPVGIVANQPLVLAGCLDIKSSIKAARFVRFCDSFNIPILTFVDVPGFMPGTAQEFGGIIKHGAKLLYAYAEATVPKITLITRKAYGGAYDVMASKHLRGDVNIAWPTAEIAVMGPKGAVEIIFRKDIGNGQRIAELTEEYRTKFANPFIAGHRGYIDDVIMPRQSRTRICRSLAMLRNKKLENPWRKHGNIPL
- a CDS encoding polyhydroxyalkanoate synthesis regulator DNA-binding domain-containing protein, with product MPDDLVQITRYPNRRFYARDKSNYVSLEDIEAMVRRGQNVEIHDSQTDEDLTGIVLTRIIMERQPEKMRLFPIGMLHYILRSNEVMSDFLRDYFRQVLPYLEYLQRHGAAAINLAQKPMHWIKAWLDNFVPRNSNQAPLTPPTDEADELGKRVAQLEERIRQLEAQQENI
- a CDS encoding SDR family oxidoreductase, translating into MKIENKVALVTGAASGIGRAVARELAKRGARIVILVDRSDLVFEAAEMINKEIGRDIVQANAGDVTNETFRVQVYDEAVSRHNLVSICVPAAGITKDGLAVRMNKETGKAEPYSITTFRQVMEVNLVAPIYWAIEMVVRIAEDRHKRGLKRWEPEEAVQGAIVFIGSVSSRGNKGQISYATTKAGLEGAAATLMKEAMYCGVRCGIIHPGFTDTAMAQQLGKEFLEKNVLPFTQLRRLIRTEEIADAICFMISNSAVSGELWADAGWHPPA
- the fbp gene encoding class 1 fructose-bisphosphatase encodes the protein MIVTVEQHILLEQRKRFPQATGAFSWLLSGITLATKMTQAKVRRGGLLDVLGEAGTTNLHGEAQHKLDVYANQALLHCLRMREDVAILASEENDDPVMFEGRAESGKYIVVVDPLDGSSNIDVNVGVGTIFSILLQSPIVSRDHPHAAVLQPGVRQIAAGYVVYGSSTILVYTSGQGVHGFTLDPEIGAYVLSHENIRMPEAGKIYSVNEANADSFPEEYQQYLGKLRSGALGRRYTSRYIGSLVADFHRTLIKGGVFLYPPTRDYPQGKLRLLYEANPIAFIAEQAGGMATDGTGRIMEIQPHDIHQRVPLVVGGKTEVQELSHCTRGRERLTAARMNGTRESVK